In Verrucomicrobiota bacterium, the genomic stretch TTCCGGTCACAACGTCCATCATCGTCGTCTTGCCGGCGCCGTTCGGCCCGATGATGCAACGGAGTTCGTTCTCAACGATCTGCAGGCTGAGATTGTTAAGGGCGCGCACGCCGTCAAACACCACCGTAACGTCTCGCAGCGTAAGGATCGGTTTCTGACCGAGGCTGTCCGGATTGGCCGGGCCGCCCGGGAAATCCGGTGCGGGCGCTGTCCGGGCCGCGAGGGCTTCTGCGAAAGAGGTATTCATGAGTTTACAGGCTAGGTGAAAAGCTCAGTTTGGTTTGACCTCCCGGCCCGCGATGCTCGCTCGTCCCCGCCGGGGATTCAGCAGGTTTACCAGCAGGCCCGCAATGCCGCACGGTAGAAAAACCGGCACGATCACAAAGATCGCGCCCAGAAAAAACAGCCACGAACTCGAGAACGAAGCCGTCAGGTAACTCTTGGCGGCATTGACGAAAAACGCGCCGATCACCGGCCCGATCAATGTGCCCCGTCCGCCGACGGCAACCCAGATCGCCATTTCGATGGAGTTGCCCGGCGACATCTCACTCGGGTTGATAATTCCGACCTGGGGTACGTACAATGCGCCCGCGATCCCGCAAAGGACGGCCGAGAACGTCCAGATAAAAAGTTTATATCCGAGCGGGTTGTACCCGAGAAAGGTCAGGCGCGATTCGCCGTCGCGAATCGCCGTCAGCACCTGGCCGAGGCGCGATTTCACGATGAAACGGCAGATGAGCAAACTTAACAGCAACGTGGTCAGCGTCACCAGAAACAAGGCGGTCCGGGTGCCCGGAGCGGTGATCTGGAACCCGAGGATGCGTTTGAAGTCGGTGAACCCGTTATTGCCGCCGAACCCGGTCTCATTGCGATAGAACAACAGCATGGCCGCAAAGGTCAGGGCCTGCGTCATGATCGAGAGGTAGACGCCACGTACGCGGGACCGGAACGCGAAAAATCCGAAAACCCATGCCAGTAACCCGGGCAGCGCGACGACCAGGAGCAGGGCGTAAACAAAATGCTCCGTGCCGTGCCAGAACCAGGGCAGGGCCTTCCAATCGAGGAACACCATGAAATCGGGCAGGGGACTATGGTAGACGCCGTCCAACCCGATTGACCGCATCAGGTACATGCCCATCGCGTAGCCGCCGAGGGCGAAAAACAACCCGTGCCCGAGGCTCAGGATGCCGGTGTACCCCCACACCAGGTCGAGGGCCAGGGCGACGATCGCATAACACATGATCTTGCCGATCAAGGTCATGAGATAGGTCGAAAGGTGCAGCGGATGATTGGCCGGAAGGCCCAGCGTGCAGATCAGCACCAGCGCGTACAAAGCCGCGATGCCGGCAATCCAGAACAGCCGCGCGTGATGGCCCGCTGACGCACGGGCTGCGACGGCGGTTTTTGCGAGTGGTTCGACCGCTTCCATTTCTACTACGCCTCCACGCTTCGGCCTTTAAGGGCGAAAAGCCCCTGCGGCCTCTTTTGAATGAAGAGGATGATGAAGATCAGCACGCAGATCTTGGCCAGGACCGCACCGCAGAACGGCTCCAGCGTCTTGTTGATGAGCCCGAGCCCCATCGAGCCGAAGATGGTGCCGCTGAGCTGGCCCACCCCTCCCAGCACGACGGCCATGAACGAATCGATGATGTAGGTCTGCCCGAGGTCAGGACCGACGTTGCCGATCTGCGACAACGCGCAGCCGCCCAGCCCGGCAA encodes the following:
- the urtC gene encoding urea ABC transporter permease subunit UrtC; its protein translation is MEAVEPLAKTAVAARASAGHHARLFWIAGIAALYALVLICTLGLPANHPLHLSTYLMTLIGKIMCYAIVALALDLVWGYTGILSLGHGLFFALGGYAMGMYLMRSIGLDGVYHSPLPDFMVFLDWKALPWFWHGTEHFVYALLLVVALPGLLAWVFGFFAFRSRVRGVYLSIMTQALTFAAMLLFYRNETGFGGNNGFTDFKRILGFQITAPGTRTALFLVTLTTLLLSLLICRFIVKSRLGQVLTAIRDGESRLTFLGYNPLGYKLFIWTFSAVLCGIAGALYVPQVGIINPSEMSPGNSIEMAIWVAVGGRGTLIGPVIGAFFVNAAKSYLTASFSSSWLFFLGAIFVIVPVFLPCGIAGLLVNLLNPRRGRASIAGREVKPN